In a genomic window of Streptococcus oralis subsp. tigurinus:
- the mraY gene encoding phospho-N-acetylmuramoyl-pentapeptide-transferase codes for MISSISAGILAFLLTLIGIPAFIRFYRKAQITGQQMHEDVKQHQAKAGTPTMGGLVFLIVAVVVSFLLALFTQQLTNNVGMILFILVLYGLVGFLDDFLKIFRKINEGLNPKQKLALQLLGGVIFYLFYERGGDMLSVFGYQVHLGIFYIFFALFWLVGFSNAVNLTDGIDGLASISVVISLSAYGVIAYMQNQLDILLVILAMIGGLLGFFVFNHKPAKVFMGDVGSLALGGMLAAISMALHQEWTLLLIGIIYVFETSSVMMQVTYFKLSGGKRIFRMTPVHHHFELGGFSGKGNPWSEWKVDFFFWGVGLLASLLTLAFLYLL; via the coding sequence GATTAGTTCCATTAGTGCTGGAATTCTAGCCTTTCTATTGACCTTGATTGGCATTCCAGCCTTTATCCGATTTTATCGAAAAGCACAGATTACGGGTCAGCAGATGCACGAGGATGTCAAACAACACCAAGCTAAAGCTGGGACTCCAACTATGGGAGGTCTTGTCTTCCTTATCGTTGCAGTAGTTGTGAGCTTTCTGCTTGCTCTCTTTACCCAACAATTGACCAACAACGTAGGCATGATTTTGTTTATCTTGGTTTTGTATGGTTTGGTAGGTTTTTTGGATGATTTCCTCAAAATTTTCCGTAAGATTAACGAAGGCTTGAATCCTAAGCAAAAGCTTGCTCTCCAGCTTCTTGGAGGAGTGATTTTCTACCTCTTTTATGAGCGCGGTGGCGATATGCTTTCAGTTTTTGGCTACCAAGTTCATTTGGGAATTTTCTATATTTTCTTTGCCCTTTTCTGGCTAGTTGGCTTTTCCAATGCGGTGAATCTGACTGACGGGATTGACGGCTTAGCAAGTATTTCCGTGGTGATCAGCTTATCAGCTTACGGTGTGATTGCTTATATGCAAAATCAACTGGATATTCTTCTTGTGATTCTTGCCATGATTGGTGGTTTGCTAGGTTTCTTCGTCTTTAACCACAAGCCTGCCAAGGTCTTCATGGGTGATGTGGGAAGTTTGGCTCTTGGTGGGATGCTGGCAGCTATCTCTATGGCGCTCCATCAAGAATGGACTCTTTTGTTGATTGGGATTATCTATGTCTTTGAGACAAGCTCTGTTATGATGCAGGTCACCTACTTTAAACTTAGTGGTGGGAAACGTATTTTCCGTATGACACCTGTCCATCACCATTTTGAACTTGGAGGATTCTCAGGCAAGGGCAATCCTTGGAGCGAGTGGAAGGTTGACTTTTTCTTTTGGGGAGTTGGGCTTCTAGCAAGTCTCTTGACCTTAGCCTTTTTATACCTGCTGTAA